A region from the Chrysoperla carnea chromosome 4, inChrCarn1.1, whole genome shotgun sequence genome encodes:
- the LOC123297905 gene encoding DNA/RNA-binding protein KIN17 — translation MGRAEVGSIKYIANKMKAKGLQKLRWYCQMCQKQCRDENGFKCHTLSESHQRQLLLFADNSRKYMDDFSKEFATGYLELLKRQFGTKRVPANRVYQEYIADRNHLHMNATRWVTLTGFVKWLGREGKCVVDETEKGWFITYIDRDPETIALQEKMQRKEKMEKDDQERELAFLQKQIKRGKKLAKENHKDEEVEKPDILEEIPEDREKVKISLSTVKPKLETKSVIESTSKRKNFDEDERSDERSQKERKKVKVENQKKTALDEIIAAEERAKEKRNRKDYWLAENIVVKVVTKSLGDTYYKKKGYIKEVIDKYSAVVCMLDTRHKVKLDQAHLETVIPAIGKSVLVVNGAYRGSRATLLKVHEEDFCATIEIESGPLKGRKVNNVQYEDISKLYNE, via the coding sequence atgggTCGAGCAGAGGTAGGatctataaaatacattgcaaataaaatgaaagcaaaaggtttgcaaaaattaCGATGGTATTGTCAAATGTGTCAGAAACAATGTCGTgatgaaaatggttttaaatgcCACACATTATCGGAATCCCATCAGAGGCAGCTCTTATTATTTGCTGATAATTCTCGGAAATATATGGatgatttttcaaaagaatttgcTACTGGATACTTAGAATTATTAAAACGTCAATTTGGCACAAAGCGTGTCCCAGCTAATAGAGTTTACCAAGAATACATTGCAGATCGAAATCATTTACATATGAACGCAACGCGATGGGTAACCCTTACAGGATTTGTGAAATGGTTAGGACGTGAGGGAAAATGTGTGGTTGATGAAACGGAAAAAGGCTGGTTCATTACATACATAGATCGTGATCCAGAAACAATTGCACTACAAGAGAAAATGCAACGTaaggaaaaaatggaaaaagacGACCAAGAAAGAGAATTggcatttttacaaaaacaaattaaacgtGGTAAGAAATTGGCAAAAGAAAATCATAAAGACGAGGAAGTTGAGAAACCTGATATTCTTGAAGAAATACCTGAAGATcgtgaaaaagttaaaataagtttatcAACAGTCAAACCAAAACTTGAAACAAAGTCAGTTATAGAATCAacaagtaaaagaaaaaattttgatgaagatgAAAGATCAGATGAACGATCCCAAAAAgaacgaaaaaaagttaaagttgaaaatcaaaagaaaacagCGTTAGATGAAATTATAGCAGCCGAAGAACGtgcaaaagaaaaaagaaatcgtAAGGATTATTGGTTAGCAGAAAATATTGTAGTGAAAGTTGTTACAAAATCGTTAGGTGATAcctattataagaaaaaaggtTATATTAAAGAAGTGATCGATAAATATTCAGCAGTTGTGTGTATGCTAGATACACGACATAAAGTTAAATTAGATCAAGCGCATTTAGAAACAGTAATACCAGCTATTGGTAAATCAGTTCTAGTTGTAAATGGTGCATATCGAGGCTCAAGAGCAACATTGTTAAAAGTACATGAAGAAGATTTTTGTGcaacaattgaaattgaatcAGGACCTTTGAAAGGACGTAAAGTGAATAATGTACAATATGAAGACATTTCTAAATTGTATaatgaataa